One genomic window of Daphnia pulex isolate KAP4 chromosome 10, ASM2113471v1 includes the following:
- the LOC124203606 gene encoding integrator complex subunit 12-like isoform X6: protein MDGLIEPYLIKAISLLHSSAKDSGDQLKSMLDEAIRLKNETNSSVSKLPPPLTMIKRKSDFFIDEDVPLSKRRKESPRSSQPSSPSSSSPRNSRSPSVARKSDDLDSLNDADDLAQEIMDLHCVICTGLDVTSGNQLVECQECHGLYHQECHQPNISDAEVNDPRSVFFCSDCSKSMKKTASRPKSSSSRESPITFYKSRSDSPSSVSGKSSAGLVVNFSKQQTLPQKPNGGSGASSKSTSSSSSSSNSSSGNTIGNTSLINADKRLQNIKKRAATKLQEKRKPGK from the exons ATGGATGGTCTTATTGAACCATATTTAATTAAAGCTATCAGTCTTTTGCATTCTAGTGCTAAAGATTCTGGTGACCAATTGAAATCTATGTTGGATGAAGCCATAAGATTAAAGAATGAAACCAACTCTTCTGTCAGCAAGTTGCCACCACCTTTGACGATGATCAAAAGG aaaagtgactTCTTCATTGATGAAGATGTTCCTCTCAgtaaaagaaggaaggaatcTCCTCGATCTTCACAACCTTCATCTCCATCTTCTAG TTCACCACGAAATTCGAGATCTCCAAGTGTGGCTCGAAAAAGCGACGACCTCGATTCTTTGAATGACGCCGATGACTTGGCTCAGGAAATTATGGATCTTCACTGTGTTATTTGCAC TGGCCTGGATGTTACTTCTGGAAATCAGCTCGTAGAGTGCCAAGAATGTCACGGCCTTTATCACCAGGAATGCCACCAACCGAATATTAGCGACGCCGAAGTTAACGATCCTCGATCCGTCTTTTTCTGTTCCGATTGTAGCAAGTCAATGAAAAAGACCGCTAGTCGACCTAAATCAAGTAGCAGTAGGGAAAGTCCCATCACTTTCTATAAAAGTCGATCTGACTCTCCGAGTTCCGTGAGTGGCAAAAGCTCAGCCGGCCTGGTAGTTAACTTCAGCAAACAGCAAACCTTGCCCCAGAAGCCAAATGGCGGCAGCGGTGCTTCAAGTAAGTCAACAAGCTCATCGAGCAGCAGTAGCAATTCTTCATCTGGAAATACTATTGGCAACACATCCCTCATTAACGCCGATAAACGACTGCAGAACATTAAGAAACGGGCTGCCACAAAATTGCAAGAAAAACGGAAACCTGGAAAATAG
- the LOC124203606 gene encoding integrator complex subunit 12-like isoform X1, translating into MDGLIEPYLIKAISLLHSSAKDSGDQLKSMLDEAIRLKNETNSSVSKLPPPLTMIKRETKKKSDFFIDEDVPLSKRRKESPRSSQPSSPSSSVLEKNKESKRKHDNMFNDDEVVPKKFKDSPRSSQPGSPAGSSPRNSRSPSVARKSDDLDSLNDADDLAQEIMDLHCVICTGLDVTSGNQLVECQECHGLYHQECHQPNISDAEVNDPRSVFFCSDCSKSMKKTASRPKSSSSRESPITFYKSRSDSPSSVSGKSSAGLVVNFSKQQTLPQKPNGGSGASSKSTSSSSSSSNSSSGNTIGNTSLINADKRLQNIKKRAATKLQEKRKPGK; encoded by the exons ATGGATGGTCTTATTGAACCATATTTAATTAAAGCTATCAGTCTTTTGCATTCTAGTGCTAAAGATTCTGGTGACCAATTGAAATCTATGTTGGATGAAGCCATAAGATTAAAGAATGAAACCAACTCTTCTGTCAGCAAGTTGCCACCACCTTTGACGATGATCAAAAGG gaaacaaagaagaaaagtgactTCTTCATTGATGAAGATGTTCCTCTCAgtaaaagaaggaaggaatcTCCTCGATCTTCACAACCTTCATCTCCATCTTCTAG TGTTCTTGAGAAAAACAAGGAATCTAAGCGAAAACATGATAACATGTTCAATGATGATGAAGTTGTTccaaagaaattcaaagattCCCCTCGTTCTTCACAGCCTGGCTCACCAGCTGGGAG TTCACCACGAAATTCGAGATCTCCAAGTGTGGCTCGAAAAAGCGACGACCTCGATTCTTTGAATGACGCCGATGACTTGGCTCAGGAAATTATGGATCTTCACTGTGTTATTTGCAC TGGCCTGGATGTTACTTCTGGAAATCAGCTCGTAGAGTGCCAAGAATGTCACGGCCTTTATCACCAGGAATGCCACCAACCGAATATTAGCGACGCCGAAGTTAACGATCCTCGATCCGTCTTTTTCTGTTCCGATTGTAGCAAGTCAATGAAAAAGACCGCTAGTCGACCTAAATCAAGTAGCAGTAGGGAAAGTCCCATCACTTTCTATAAAAGTCGATCTGACTCTCCGAGTTCCGTGAGTGGCAAAAGCTCAGCCGGCCTGGTAGTTAACTTCAGCAAACAGCAAACCTTGCCCCAGAAGCCAAATGGCGGCAGCGGTGCTTCAAGTAAGTCAACAAGCTCATCGAGCAGCAGTAGCAATTCTTCATCTGGAAATACTATTGGCAACACATCCCTCATTAACGCCGATAAACGACTGCAGAACATTAAGAAACGGGCTGCCACAAAATTGCAAGAAAAACGGAAACCTGGAAAATAG
- the LOC124203606 gene encoding integrator complex subunit 12-like isoform X3 encodes MDGLIEPYLIKAISLLHSSAKDSGDQLKSMLDEAIRLKNETNSSVSKLPPPLTMIKRKSDFFIDEDVPLSKRRKESPRSSQPSSPSSSVLEKNKESKRKHDNMFNDDEVVPKKFKDSPRSSQPGSPAGSSPRNSRSPSVARKSDDLDSLNDADDLAQEIMDLHCVICTGLDVTSGNQLVECQECHGLYHQECHQPNISDAEVNDPRSVFFCSDCSKSMKKTASRPKSSSSRESPITFYKSRSDSPSSVSGKSSAGLVVNFSKQQTLPQKPNGGSGASSKSTSSSSSSSNSSSGNTIGNTSLINADKRLQNIKKRAATKLQEKRKPGK; translated from the exons ATGGATGGTCTTATTGAACCATATTTAATTAAAGCTATCAGTCTTTTGCATTCTAGTGCTAAAGATTCTGGTGACCAATTGAAATCTATGTTGGATGAAGCCATAAGATTAAAGAATGAAACCAACTCTTCTGTCAGCAAGTTGCCACCACCTTTGACGATGATCAAAAGG aaaagtgactTCTTCATTGATGAAGATGTTCCTCTCAgtaaaagaaggaaggaatcTCCTCGATCTTCACAACCTTCATCTCCATCTTCTAG TGTTCTTGAGAAAAACAAGGAATCTAAGCGAAAACATGATAACATGTTCAATGATGATGAAGTTGTTccaaagaaattcaaagattCCCCTCGTTCTTCACAGCCTGGCTCACCAGCTGGGAG TTCACCACGAAATTCGAGATCTCCAAGTGTGGCTCGAAAAAGCGACGACCTCGATTCTTTGAATGACGCCGATGACTTGGCTCAGGAAATTATGGATCTTCACTGTGTTATTTGCAC TGGCCTGGATGTTACTTCTGGAAATCAGCTCGTAGAGTGCCAAGAATGTCACGGCCTTTATCACCAGGAATGCCACCAACCGAATATTAGCGACGCCGAAGTTAACGATCCTCGATCCGTCTTTTTCTGTTCCGATTGTAGCAAGTCAATGAAAAAGACCGCTAGTCGACCTAAATCAAGTAGCAGTAGGGAAAGTCCCATCACTTTCTATAAAAGTCGATCTGACTCTCCGAGTTCCGTGAGTGGCAAAAGCTCAGCCGGCCTGGTAGTTAACTTCAGCAAACAGCAAACCTTGCCCCAGAAGCCAAATGGCGGCAGCGGTGCTTCAAGTAAGTCAACAAGCTCATCGAGCAGCAGTAGCAATTCTTCATCTGGAAATACTATTGGCAACACATCCCTCATTAACGCCGATAAACGACTGCAGAACATTAAGAAACGGGCTGCCACAAAATTGCAAGAAAAACGGAAACCTGGAAAATAG
- the LOC124203606 gene encoding integrator complex subunit 12-like isoform X4, producing the protein MDGLIEPYLIKAISLLHSSAKDSGDQLKSMLDEAIRLKNETNSSVSKLPPPLTMIKRETKKKSDFFIDEDVPLSKRRKESPRSSQPSSPSSSSPRNSRSPSVARKSDDLDSLNDADDLAQEIMDLHCVICTGLDVTSGNQLVECQECHGLYHQECHQPNISDAEVNDPRSVFFCSDCSKSMKKTASRPKSSSSRESPITFYKSRSDSPSSVSGKSSAGLVVNFSKQQTLPQKPNGGSGASSKSTSSSSSSSNSSSGNTIGNTSLINADKRLQNIKKRAATKLQEKRKPGK; encoded by the exons ATGGATGGTCTTATTGAACCATATTTAATTAAAGCTATCAGTCTTTTGCATTCTAGTGCTAAAGATTCTGGTGACCAATTGAAATCTATGTTGGATGAAGCCATAAGATTAAAGAATGAAACCAACTCTTCTGTCAGCAAGTTGCCACCACCTTTGACGATGATCAAAAGG gaaacaaagaagaaaagtgactTCTTCATTGATGAAGATGTTCCTCTCAgtaaaagaaggaaggaatcTCCTCGATCTTCACAACCTTCATCTCCATCTTCTAG TTCACCACGAAATTCGAGATCTCCAAGTGTGGCTCGAAAAAGCGACGACCTCGATTCTTTGAATGACGCCGATGACTTGGCTCAGGAAATTATGGATCTTCACTGTGTTATTTGCAC TGGCCTGGATGTTACTTCTGGAAATCAGCTCGTAGAGTGCCAAGAATGTCACGGCCTTTATCACCAGGAATGCCACCAACCGAATATTAGCGACGCCGAAGTTAACGATCCTCGATCCGTCTTTTTCTGTTCCGATTGTAGCAAGTCAATGAAAAAGACCGCTAGTCGACCTAAATCAAGTAGCAGTAGGGAAAGTCCCATCACTTTCTATAAAAGTCGATCTGACTCTCCGAGTTCCGTGAGTGGCAAAAGCTCAGCCGGCCTGGTAGTTAACTTCAGCAAACAGCAAACCTTGCCCCAGAAGCCAAATGGCGGCAGCGGTGCTTCAAGTAAGTCAACAAGCTCATCGAGCAGCAGTAGCAATTCTTCATCTGGAAATACTATTGGCAACACATCCCTCATTAACGCCGATAAACGACTGCAGAACATTAAGAAACGGGCTGCCACAAAATTGCAAGAAAAACGGAAACCTGGAAAATAG
- the LOC124203606 gene encoding integrator complex subunit 12-like isoform X5: MDGLIEPYLIKAISLLHSSAKDSGDQLKSMLDEAIRLKNETNSSVSKLPPPLTMIKRKKSDFFIDEDVPLSKRRKESPRSSQPSSPSSSSPRNSRSPSVARKSDDLDSLNDADDLAQEIMDLHCVICTGLDVTSGNQLVECQECHGLYHQECHQPNISDAEVNDPRSVFFCSDCSKSMKKTASRPKSSSSRESPITFYKSRSDSPSSVSGKSSAGLVVNFSKQQTLPQKPNGGSGASSKSTSSSSSSSNSSSGNTIGNTSLINADKRLQNIKKRAATKLQEKRKPGK, translated from the exons ATGGATGGTCTTATTGAACCATATTTAATTAAAGCTATCAGTCTTTTGCATTCTAGTGCTAAAGATTCTGGTGACCAATTGAAATCTATGTTGGATGAAGCCATAAGATTAAAGAATGAAACCAACTCTTCTGTCAGCAAGTTGCCACCACCTTTGACGATGATCAAAAGG aagaaaagtgactTCTTCATTGATGAAGATGTTCCTCTCAgtaaaagaaggaaggaatcTCCTCGATCTTCACAACCTTCATCTCCATCTTCTAG TTCACCACGAAATTCGAGATCTCCAAGTGTGGCTCGAAAAAGCGACGACCTCGATTCTTTGAATGACGCCGATGACTTGGCTCAGGAAATTATGGATCTTCACTGTGTTATTTGCAC TGGCCTGGATGTTACTTCTGGAAATCAGCTCGTAGAGTGCCAAGAATGTCACGGCCTTTATCACCAGGAATGCCACCAACCGAATATTAGCGACGCCGAAGTTAACGATCCTCGATCCGTCTTTTTCTGTTCCGATTGTAGCAAGTCAATGAAAAAGACCGCTAGTCGACCTAAATCAAGTAGCAGTAGGGAAAGTCCCATCACTTTCTATAAAAGTCGATCTGACTCTCCGAGTTCCGTGAGTGGCAAAAGCTCAGCCGGCCTGGTAGTTAACTTCAGCAAACAGCAAACCTTGCCCCAGAAGCCAAATGGCGGCAGCGGTGCTTCAAGTAAGTCAACAAGCTCATCGAGCAGCAGTAGCAATTCTTCATCTGGAAATACTATTGGCAACACATCCCTCATTAACGCCGATAAACGACTGCAGAACATTAAGAAACGGGCTGCCACAAAATTGCAAGAAAAACGGAAACCTGGAAAATAG
- the LOC124203609 gene encoding adapter molecule Crk-like, translating into MSTFEPADRNSWYFGPMSRQDATDLLMAEREGGVFLVRDSTTIMGDYVLCVREDSKVSHYIINKIQQGDQTRYRIGDQMFPDLPALLSFYRLHYLDTTPLIRPAPKRVERVVAKYDFDGSDADDLPFRKGEILTVISKDEEQWWTAMNSLGQTGSIPVPYVQKHDGTDGSVGETANRISNSPTSPSAAPQQQDKTKRPANIQRKLPAYARVKQARVPNAYDKTALRLEVGDTVKVTKMHINGQWEGELHGKVGHFPFTHVEFIDSENADDGIDS; encoded by the exons ATGTCTACATTTGAGCCAGCCGACAGGAACag TTGGTACTTCGGCCCAATGTCCCGCCAAGATGCAACGGATCTTTTGATGGCTGAACGAGAAGGCGGAGTCTTCCTGGTACGGGACAGTACCACCATCATGGGCGATTACGTTCTCTGCGTCAG AGAGGATAGTAAAGTCAGCCATTACATCATCAATAAAATCCAACAAGGAGATCAAACAAGATACAGGATCGGTGATCAAATGTTTCCCGATTTGCCCGCCTTATTGTCTTTCTATCGGCTCCACTACCTGGACACGACGCCGCTCATCCGGCCAGCACCGAAACGAGTGGAGAGAGTCGTAGCCAAGTACGATTTTGATGGCAGT GACGCGGATGACTTGCCGTTCCGCAAGGGTGAAATATTGACTGTCATCAGCAAGGACGAGGAGCAATGGTGGACGGCCATGAACAGCCTTGGACAAACTGGCTCGATACCGGTTCCCTACGTTCAAAAg CACGATGGAACAGATGGATCGGTAGGAGAGACTGCCAATAGGATTAGCAATAGCCCGACTTCGCCAAGTGCGGCGCCTCAGCAACAAGACAAAACCAAGCGGCCGGCCAACATTCAA cGCAAGTTGCCCGCGTACGCCCGAGTGAAGCAGGCACGCGTACCTAACGCATACGACAAGACGGCCCTGCGTCTCGAGGTGGGCGACACTGTCAAGGTGACCAAAATGCATATCAACGGACAGTGGGAAGGCGAACTTCACGGCAAG GTTGGACATTTCCCCTTTACTCACGTCGAGTTTATCGATTCGGAAAATGCCGATGATGGGATCGACAGCTGA
- the LOC124203606 gene encoding integrator complex subunit 12-like isoform X2, translating to MDGLIEPYLIKAISLLHSSAKDSGDQLKSMLDEAIRLKNETNSSVSKLPPPLTMIKRKKSDFFIDEDVPLSKRRKESPRSSQPSSPSSSVLEKNKESKRKHDNMFNDDEVVPKKFKDSPRSSQPGSPAGSSPRNSRSPSVARKSDDLDSLNDADDLAQEIMDLHCVICTGLDVTSGNQLVECQECHGLYHQECHQPNISDAEVNDPRSVFFCSDCSKSMKKTASRPKSSSSRESPITFYKSRSDSPSSVSGKSSAGLVVNFSKQQTLPQKPNGGSGASSKSTSSSSSSSNSSSGNTIGNTSLINADKRLQNIKKRAATKLQEKRKPGK from the exons ATGGATGGTCTTATTGAACCATATTTAATTAAAGCTATCAGTCTTTTGCATTCTAGTGCTAAAGATTCTGGTGACCAATTGAAATCTATGTTGGATGAAGCCATAAGATTAAAGAATGAAACCAACTCTTCTGTCAGCAAGTTGCCACCACCTTTGACGATGATCAAAAGG aagaaaagtgactTCTTCATTGATGAAGATGTTCCTCTCAgtaaaagaaggaaggaatcTCCTCGATCTTCACAACCTTCATCTCCATCTTCTAG TGTTCTTGAGAAAAACAAGGAATCTAAGCGAAAACATGATAACATGTTCAATGATGATGAAGTTGTTccaaagaaattcaaagattCCCCTCGTTCTTCACAGCCTGGCTCACCAGCTGGGAG TTCACCACGAAATTCGAGATCTCCAAGTGTGGCTCGAAAAAGCGACGACCTCGATTCTTTGAATGACGCCGATGACTTGGCTCAGGAAATTATGGATCTTCACTGTGTTATTTGCAC TGGCCTGGATGTTACTTCTGGAAATCAGCTCGTAGAGTGCCAAGAATGTCACGGCCTTTATCACCAGGAATGCCACCAACCGAATATTAGCGACGCCGAAGTTAACGATCCTCGATCCGTCTTTTTCTGTTCCGATTGTAGCAAGTCAATGAAAAAGACCGCTAGTCGACCTAAATCAAGTAGCAGTAGGGAAAGTCCCATCACTTTCTATAAAAGTCGATCTGACTCTCCGAGTTCCGTGAGTGGCAAAAGCTCAGCCGGCCTGGTAGTTAACTTCAGCAAACAGCAAACCTTGCCCCAGAAGCCAAATGGCGGCAGCGGTGCTTCAAGTAAGTCAACAAGCTCATCGAGCAGCAGTAGCAATTCTTCATCTGGAAATACTATTGGCAACACATCCCTCATTAACGCCGATAAACGACTGCAGAACATTAAGAAACGGGCTGCCACAAAATTGCAAGAAAAACGGAAACCTGGAAAATAG